In the bacterium genome, CGCTTCGGTATGCTCGCGCATCTCAAGGCACGACATGGATGGTGAAAGAATGAGACGGGCCGCCGCCGCAGTCACCGCCGCGGCGCTCGTCTGTCTCGTCGCGGCGTGCGGCCGCACGAAGGCCCCGCAGGCGGTCTCCATGCTCTCCGAGAAGGACAAGAAGTACGTCGCCTCGACGCTCGCCGGCATGAAGTCCGAGGTGAAGGTCGTCGTCTTCTCGCGCGACGGCGGCGAGTGCAAGTACTGCGACGAGGTCGAGGGGCTGGTCGGCGACATCGCCGCGGCCGTGCCGCGCGTGAAAGTGGAGGTCCTCTCGCTGAAGACGGACGCCGCGCGCGCGCAGGCGCTGGGCATCGACAAGGTCCCCGGCATCGCGCTGCTGGGCGCGAAGGACTACAACCTGCGCTATTTCGGGCTCCCGAGCGGCTACGATTTCGTCCCGTTCGTCGAGACCATCCGCGCGGTGGGCAACGACGACCCGGGGATCTCGACCGAGTCGGTCGCGGCGCTCGCAAAGCTCAAGAAGCCGGTGCAGCTCTCCGTCTTCGTCACCCAGAGTTGACCCTACTGCCCCAAAGCGGCCCGGGTGGCCTACGGAATGGCGATGGCGAGCGATCTGGTGCGCGCCGAGGTGATCGACGCCGAGGAGTTCCCCGCACTCTCGCAGCGCCACAACATCGGCGGCGTCCCGAACACCTTGATCAACTACCGTCCGGGGTATGTCGGAGCGGCGCCGGAGAGCTTCGCAGTCGAGAAGGTGCTCAATGCGCCGTAGCGGGACGCCGGCAACGGCGCATCTGCGGCGTCACGCTCCGCCCGTCTCCCTGCGTTCCCGCCCCCGATAATTGACAGGCCCCTCCCCGGGGCCTACGTTCCTCTCGGGAGGCGAATCCCCATGGCGGTGCCCGTCCTCGAGGTCCGCGATCTGTCCGTCAGCGCCGGCGAGCGGCCCGTCCTGCACAATATTTCCCTGGGCATCCTTCCGGGCGAGGTTCACGTGCTGCTCGGCCCGAACGGCTGCGGCAAGACCACGCTCCTGATGGCGGTCATGGGGATGCCCGGGTACCGGGTCACGGGAGGCCGGGTGCTCCTTCAGGGCGAAGATATCACGGACGCCAGCGCGGACGCGCGCGCGCGCCGCGGCGTTGCGCTCTCGTTCCAGCGCCCGCCGGCCGTCCGCGGCGTCACGGCCCGAATGCTTCTCGGTCGGGTCCTCGAGCGCCGCGGGCTCGCCGCGGAGACGGCCGACGCGATCGCGGCCTCGCTCCGGAGCGAGGGGCTGCTCGACCGCGACCTCAACGTCGGCCTCTCCGGGGGCGAGGTCAAGCGCTCCGAGCTGATGCAGTTGCTCGCGCTCGACCCGGCGC is a window encoding:
- a CDS encoding ATP-binding cassette domain-containing protein; protein product: MAVPVLEVRDLSVSAGERPVLHNISLGILPGEVHVLLGPNGCGKTTLLMAVMGMPGYRVTGGRVLLQGEDITDASADARARRGVALSFQRPPAVRGVTARMLLGRVLERRGLAAETADAIAASLRSEGLLDRDLNVGLSGGEVKRSELMQLLALDPALALFDEPESGVDLDSIALVGDGMRRLLGRGDAGGAGKAALIVTHTGHILREVPADRGHVLVRGRIVCRGEPGVLFDDVRSHGYEGCLRCPRCLGLAAAGAAAG